In Chitinophaga nivalis, a single genomic region encodes these proteins:
- a CDS encoding glycoside hydrolase family 2 TIM barrel-domain containing protein produces the protein MKKSILYGWLLLTGNILQAQLPSLTPRPVMVEKVVQPLVSLNGTWQFSNGMQGKVSAIQVPGEWEMQGHVLQEGDTAVYTRNFTLPADWKEQRIKIRFDGISSRGEVWINGQRVTVHEGGFVPFEADITTQLHAGENKLQVLVQALTISDRLGCVSQYAAHTVGGILRKVTLLAVPATHVSRLYITPRFSDSRYRNGALLADIAVNNQHDYTKLKLVLLDQQGKPIVEKTTVPGAPIWLKAPGILPWTPETPHLYTLEVSLLQQGTVIEKLRQPVGFREVKIKEGVLLLNGKPIKLHGVNRHETHPLLGRSITPALCRQDAALFKAANCNYIRTSHYPPSEEFLEAADELGLLVENESAITWIQHGASPVWRFWNYRDEKFLPYFMQANIEKIQAGYNHPSVIIWSLANESYWSPLWDKVLAVVKSLDSSRVTTFHDQCWGGFNNGGSRADIAVYHYPGIGGAAATDTMSRPVLFGEYAHLSDYNRRELATDPGIRSAYGAPLVTFYDSMFYHHRCVGGAIWSGMDDIFHLPDGRIVGYGPWGPLDGWRRPKPEYYGMKKAYAPVVVKNLASLERTNNVVTLLLENRFDFTNLAQTTVTVVAGGKTQVYHPDIAPHQQGKLLVKVPTSAPDMLVTFTDVAGRPVNEERIQLLDDTDGELLYGQPLSVTEGEDAYQVHQGAYTYIISRLTGMILSARQGGHEILAQGPVFAIVPANEEDGGKPHVAGETYQNNIYPLKNYPLYTLFAKELKIRQDKEQVAVDMEVTYTDAKGKIGYRFMAEGKVTVQYDLVYTGKDTLPRQYGLLMQLPAAFDKLSWSRKGAFTSYPADDISRNEGTARLNARTIGAVEEWGVQPAGAWKDDANEWGSNDFRATRRHIRQVVLEDTTGHGIRVNGNGNDQAARCWWQDGRLQLLIADYSNNGSEPFYTTPHANAPWNIKGKRLQGAVSFKLF, from the coding sequence ATGAAAAAGAGCATTTTATACGGATGGTTATTATTAACCGGAAATATATTACAGGCGCAGCTGCCTTCCCTTACACCCCGCCCGGTGATGGTGGAAAAAGTAGTACAGCCGCTGGTGTCGCTGAACGGCACGTGGCAATTTTCCAATGGCATGCAGGGGAAAGTAAGTGCCATTCAGGTGCCCGGCGAATGGGAAATGCAGGGGCATGTATTACAGGAAGGAGATACGGCAGTATATACACGTAACTTTACACTGCCGGCAGACTGGAAAGAACAACGCATAAAAATACGTTTTGATGGCATCAGTTCCCGGGGAGAAGTATGGATCAACGGACAACGGGTGACGGTCCATGAAGGCGGTTTTGTGCCTTTTGAAGCAGATATTACCACACAGCTACATGCCGGTGAAAACAAGCTGCAGGTGCTGGTACAGGCCTTGACGATCAGCGACCGGCTGGGATGTGTATCCCAGTATGCCGCGCATACCGTGGGAGGCATCCTCCGTAAAGTAACCTTGCTGGCCGTTCCGGCAACGCATGTCAGCCGGTTGTACATAACACCCCGTTTTTCAGATAGCCGTTACCGTAATGGAGCATTACTGGCAGATATAGCTGTCAATAACCAACATGACTATACGAAATTAAAATTAGTGCTATTGGATCAGCAGGGCAAACCGATTGTGGAAAAAACAACGGTGCCGGGTGCGCCGATATGGCTGAAAGCCCCGGGAATACTGCCCTGGACACCGGAAACGCCTCATTTGTATACCCTGGAGGTAAGCCTGTTGCAACAGGGAACCGTGATAGAAAAACTGCGGCAGCCGGTAGGTTTCCGGGAGGTGAAAATAAAGGAGGGTGTGCTGTTGCTTAATGGCAAACCCATAAAGCTGCATGGCGTTAACCGGCATGAAACGCATCCGTTGCTGGGACGTAGTATTACGCCGGCGCTATGCCGCCAGGATGCGGCCCTTTTCAAGGCTGCCAACTGTAATTATATTCGTACTTCTCATTACCCGCCATCAGAAGAGTTCCTGGAAGCTGCAGACGAGCTGGGGCTGCTGGTAGAGAATGAATCTGCCATCACCTGGATACAGCACGGTGCTTCGCCGGTGTGGCGTTTCTGGAATTACCGGGACGAAAAATTCCTGCCTTATTTTATGCAGGCCAATATTGAAAAGATACAGGCCGGGTACAATCATCCTTCGGTGATCATCTGGTCGCTGGCGAATGAATCGTACTGGAGTCCGCTGTGGGACAAGGTATTGGCGGTCGTAAAAAGTTTGGATAGCTCCCGGGTGACTACCTTCCATGACCAGTGCTGGGGTGGTTTTAATAATGGCGGTAGCCGGGCAGATATAGCCGTGTATCATTATCCGGGCATCGGAGGTGCTGCTGCTACGGATACGATGTCCAGGCCGGTATTGTTCGGGGAGTATGCCCACCTGTCTGATTATAACCGGCGGGAGCTGGCCACGGATCCAGGTATCCGGAGTGCCTACGGTGCGCCACTGGTGACATTTTATGATAGTATGTTTTATCATCACCGTTGTGTCGGTGGCGCTATCTGGAGTGGCATGGATGATATTTTTCACCTGCCGGACGGCCGTATCGTAGGGTATGGTCCCTGGGGGCCGCTGGATGGCTGGAGAAGACCGAAGCCCGAATACTATGGCATGAAAAAGGCCTATGCTCCGGTGGTGGTAAAGAATCTGGCCTCGTTGGAACGTACCAATAATGTAGTGACTTTACTGCTGGAAAACCGATTCGATTTTACCAACCTGGCGCAAACCACTGTTACGGTAGTTGCCGGCGGTAAAACGCAGGTATATCATCCGGATATAGCGCCACATCAACAGGGCAAGTTGTTGGTAAAAGTGCCCACCTCAGCGCCGGATATGCTGGTTACGTTTACAGATGTGGCTGGCCGGCCCGTGAATGAAGAAAGGATCCAACTACTGGATGATACCGATGGGGAGTTGCTGTATGGTCAGCCTTTATCGGTGACGGAGGGAGAAGATGCTTACCAGGTACATCAGGGGGCATATACCTATATTATTTCGCGGCTCACGGGCATGATCCTGTCTGCCCGGCAGGGAGGCCACGAAATCCTGGCGCAGGGGCCTGTTTTCGCCATCGTGCCCGCCAATGAGGAAGACGGTGGAAAACCCCATGTGGCAGGAGAAACCTATCAGAACAATATCTATCCTTTAAAAAACTACCCTTTGTATACCCTGTTTGCAAAGGAGCTGAAGATCCGGCAGGATAAGGAGCAGGTGGCGGTGGATATGGAGGTGACCTATACGGATGCGAAAGGAAAAATAGGCTATCGTTTTATGGCAGAAGGCAAGGTGACCGTGCAGTATGATCTGGTATATACGGGAAAAGATACGCTGCCACGGCAGTATGGCCTGCTGATGCAGTTGCCGGCTGCCTTTGACAAATTATCATGGTCACGTAAGGGTGCTTTTACCTCCTATCCGGCAGATGATATTTCACGGAACGAAGGTACCGCCAGGCTGAATGCCCGTACAATCGGGGCTGTGGAGGAATGGGGCGTACAGCCGGCGGGCGCCTGGAAGGACGATGCCAACGAGTGGGGCAGCAATGATTTCAGGGCTACGCGCCGGCATATTCGACAGGTGGTGTTGGAAGATACCACCGGTCATGGTATCCGGGTAAATGGTAACGGCAATGACCAGGCAGCCCGGTGCTGGTGGCAGGATGGCCGCTTACAGTTATTGATAGCGGATTATAGCAATAACGGATCGGAGCCTTTTTACACGACGCCCCATGCCAATGCACCCTGGAATATCAAAGGCAAAAGATTGCAGGGAGCTGTCTCCTTTAAGTTGTTTTAA
- a CDS encoding DUF2157 domain-containing protein, with protein MNKQIFEQLHATGLIDDPSLAAVKAAEDKRLFSLHWEIKTLLYLGVLLLSGGLGILVYENIDTIGHQVILLVIALICAGCFIYCFKQKSPFSWEQVQSPHAFFDYALLLGCLTFVTFIGYLQFQYTAFGTAYGLATFIPLLLLTFSAYYFDHLGVLSMAITNLAAWMGLTLTPLQLLSGNDFGNLFIIQTGFVLGLLLLCLGELSGRKKWKAHFAFTYQNFGAHIFYIACVSSMLLQEHLYLQWFLAIAVITWYLFRKAFREHSFYFILIAVLYTYLASCILLGRLLIILDNIEAIYAMLFYIIFSAIGVILLLVHLNKKIRHDRV; from the coding sequence ATGAACAAACAAATATTTGAACAATTACATGCAACAGGACTGATCGATGATCCCTCCCTGGCTGCAGTAAAAGCCGCCGAAGATAAGCGGCTATTTTCCCTGCACTGGGAAATAAAAACACTCCTATACCTGGGAGTATTGTTATTAAGCGGAGGGCTGGGGATACTGGTCTACGAGAACATTGACACCATTGGTCACCAGGTAATATTGCTGGTGATTGCATTGATCTGTGCCGGTTGTTTTATCTATTGCTTTAAACAGAAATCTCCTTTTTCGTGGGAGCAGGTACAATCGCCACATGCCTTCTTCGATTATGCGTTACTGTTAGGCTGCCTCACCTTTGTTACTTTCATCGGATACCTGCAGTTTCAGTATACCGCCTTTGGTACGGCATATGGATTGGCCACCTTTATTCCATTACTGCTACTCACTTTCAGCGCTTACTACTTCGATCACCTGGGTGTTTTATCGATGGCTATCACCAACCTGGCTGCCTGGATGGGACTCACCCTCACTCCCTTGCAATTATTATCCGGCAATGATTTCGGCAACCTGTTTATCATACAGACGGGCTTTGTTTTAGGATTATTGCTGTTATGCCTGGGGGAATTATCTGGCAGAAAAAAATGGAAAGCACACTTTGCTTTTACCTACCAGAATTTCGGTGCACACATCTTTTATATTGCCTGTGTTTCAAGTATGCTCTTACAGGAACACCTGTATCTGCAATGGTTTCTGGCGATAGCGGTCATTACCTGGTATCTTTTCCGGAAAGCCTTTAGGGAACATTCTTTTTACTTTATCCTGATTGCCGTATTATACACCTATCTCGCCAGTTGCATACTGCTAGGCCGGCTGCTGATCATCCTGGATAATATAGAGGCCATCTATGCCATGTTGTTCTATATCATCTTTTCAGCGATCGGTGTTATTCTGCTGTTAGTTCATCTCAATAAAAAAATCAGGCATGATCGCGTATAA
- a CDS encoding PepSY-associated TM helix domain-containing protein, producing MIKRKDKAKKKPAKSLFRTVVDKLHLWLGLGSGIIVLIISITGCLYVFQKDITEMVYKQTMFVTPQEKPVLPLSVLQAKAQVAIGADKPIVNITTYKDPERAWEFMTYKGNDTALTYFGSLEYFESAFVNPYTGVVTGKLDYKYNFFNIVKFIHWSLLLNTAYGQPIVGWGTFIFVILLITGLIMWWPKRWTKATRDQSFKIKWKASFKRVNYDLHNVLGFYSLLIALVIALTGMTWAFTWFQATVYVVANGSTTPPKELKVESVKPSVAVTGNPLDIAYSQALPVLKDARRIFVYPASFPAGVNTIGGLKGKETYYGADELHFDQYTGKLLGRRNDQHKNRGERLLEMNYDIHVGAIGGWPGKILAFIISLICASLPVTGFYVWWGKQKKSKNKPVKVRLTHAESTL from the coding sequence ATGATCAAACGGAAAGATAAGGCAAAAAAGAAACCGGCAAAATCCCTGTTCCGGACAGTTGTAGATAAGCTTCACCTCTGGCTGGGCCTGGGCTCAGGCATTATTGTACTGATTATCAGTATAACCGGCTGTTTATATGTTTTCCAGAAAGATATTACTGAAATGGTGTATAAACAGACCATGTTTGTTACACCGCAGGAAAAACCGGTATTACCCCTGAGTGTGCTGCAGGCAAAAGCACAGGTAGCCATCGGGGCCGATAAGCCGATTGTCAATATCACCACTTATAAAGATCCGGAGCGTGCCTGGGAGTTTATGACCTATAAAGGCAACGACACCGCACTGACCTATTTCGGGAGCCTGGAGTATTTCGAATCTGCCTTTGTGAATCCTTATACCGGTGTGGTTACCGGTAAGCTGGATTATAAATACAACTTCTTCAATATTGTCAAATTCATTCACTGGAGCTTACTGCTGAATACAGCCTATGGCCAGCCTATCGTTGGCTGGGGCACGTTTATCTTTGTGATCCTGCTGATTACCGGTTTGATTATGTGGTGGCCTAAACGGTGGACGAAAGCCACCCGTGATCAAAGCTTCAAGATAAAATGGAAGGCGAGTTTTAAAAGGGTCAACTACGACCTGCACAACGTACTCGGATTTTACAGTCTGCTGATTGCACTGGTGATAGCGCTTACCGGCATGACATGGGCTTTCACCTGGTTTCAGGCAACCGTATATGTAGTCGCCAATGGCAGCACTACGCCGCCAAAAGAGCTGAAAGTAGAGTCGGTAAAACCCAGTGTGGCGGTTACCGGCAATCCGCTGGATATTGCCTACAGCCAGGCTTTACCGGTATTAAAAGATGCCCGTCGTATTTTCGTATATCCGGCATCGTTTCCTGCAGGCGTGAATACCATCGGCGGATTAAAAGGTAAGGAAACTTACTATGGCGCAGATGAACTGCATTTTGATCAATATACCGGCAAGCTGCTGGGCCGACGGAATGATCAGCATAAGAACCGGGGCGAACGTTTACTGGAAATGAATTATGATATTCATGTAGGAGCTATCGGTGGATGGCCCGGAAAAATCCTTGCTTTTATCATCAGCCTGATTTGTGCTTCTTTACCGGTTACTGGTTTTTATGTTTGGTGGGGTAAACAAAAAAAATCAAAAAATAAGCCGGTGAAGGTACGTTTAACCCACGCAGAAAGCACTTTGTAA
- a CDS encoding glycosyltransferase family 2 protein — translation MPVLPSVAVVILNWNGKTFLEKFLPSVCRSVYGNLQLVLADNASSDDSVAFVAEHYPQVRIIRNATNSGFTGGYNEALQQVQADIYVLLNQDVEVEPNWIEPVVALMEEDPRIAACQPKLRAYHQPDEFEYAGAAGGWMDILGYTFCRGRILYTTEKDRGQYDDVQDIFWATGAALFIRSACFHEVGGFDADFFAHMEEVDLCWRLQRAGYRICYCPDSRVFHVGGGSLPQGNPRKLYLNFRNNLMMLWKNLHSEDRWIVLSQRFFLDILAGVKSLVAGKPRDMTAIVRAYKDYYRWRRKYVKKDQLPEKKLLKMKGVFHGIMIWRYYFLRRKKFSELI, via the coding sequence TTGCCCGTATTGCCATCAGTAGCAGTTGTTATTTTAAATTGGAACGGAAAGACCTTCCTGGAGAAGTTTTTACCGTCTGTTTGCCGTTCTGTTTATGGTAATTTACAGTTGGTACTGGCAGATAACGCTTCTTCGGACGACAGTGTTGCCTTTGTAGCGGAACATTATCCACAGGTGCGTATTATCAGAAATGCCACCAACAGCGGATTTACGGGAGGCTACAATGAAGCGTTGCAGCAGGTGCAGGCGGATATTTATGTGTTGCTGAACCAGGATGTGGAAGTAGAACCCAACTGGATAGAGCCGGTGGTGGCGCTGATGGAAGAAGATCCGCGTATCGCCGCCTGTCAGCCTAAGCTGCGGGCATACCATCAGCCGGATGAATTTGAATATGCCGGTGCGGCAGGTGGCTGGATGGATATCCTTGGTTATACTTTTTGCCGGGGCCGTATTCTGTATACCACCGAAAAGGACCGGGGACAGTATGATGATGTGCAGGATATTTTCTGGGCTACCGGTGCAGCCTTGTTTATCAGGTCGGCCTGTTTTCATGAAGTAGGTGGTTTCGATGCCGATTTCTTTGCTCATATGGAAGAAGTAGACCTTTGCTGGCGTTTGCAGCGGGCGGGCTACCGGATCTGCTATTGCCCGGATTCACGGGTTTTTCATGTGGGAGGAGGCAGTTTGCCGCAGGGAAATCCGCGTAAGCTATACCTGAACTTCCGGAATAACCTGATGATGCTGTGGAAAAACCTGCATAGCGAAGACCGGTGGATTGTGTTGTCGCAGCGTTTCTTCCTGGATATCCTGGCGGGAGTCAAAAGTCTGGTGGCCGGAAAACCACGGGACATGACGGCTATTGTTCGCGCTTATAAGGATTACTACCGCTGGCGCCGTAAATATGTGAAAAAAGACCAGCTGCCAGAGAAAAAGCTGTTGAAGATGAAAGGGGTATTCCATGGGATCATGATCTGGCGGTATTATTTTTTAAGGCGGAAAAAATTCTCAGAACTCATCTGA
- a CDS encoding sensor histidine kinase, whose product MFKQYIGWKFVLAAIAVIIIVTTIWFVSNLSSNIRAEERKKVATWVAANRELLRASPDANLNLAIEIITNNTTIPLILTDENGTILDSRNLDSIRIAQHPDYLREQLRAFKRQHPPFIMEVDAHRKQYNFIYYGDSLILKQIRYYPYVQLIVVILFIGIVLFALSSTNRATQNQVWVGLAKETAHQLGTPLSSMEAWLEILRENEANGQIVTELSKDVDRLKLITDRFSKIGSVPKLEEKDIVLQIENMTNYIRKRAPQKVLFAVHSKETELPAMISPPLFDWVVENLLKNALDAMEGKGKIDITIDNHPTFITIDVADTGKGIPKMNFEKVFKPGFSTKKRGWGLGLSLARRIIEEYHKGRLYIKSSDTSKGTVFRILLRK is encoded by the coding sequence ATGTTTAAACAGTATATCGGATGGAAGTTTGTGCTGGCGGCTATAGCAGTGATTATTATCGTTACCACGATATGGTTCGTCAGCAATTTATCCAGCAATATCCGGGCAGAAGAGCGAAAAAAAGTAGCCACCTGGGTAGCGGCCAATCGCGAATTGCTGCGGGCCAGTCCCGACGCCAATCTGAACCTGGCCATTGAAATCATTACCAACAACACCACCATCCCCCTGATTCTCACAGATGAAAACGGGACCATACTGGACAGCCGTAACCTCGACTCCATCAGGATTGCCCAACATCCCGACTATCTCCGGGAACAGCTACGGGCCTTCAAAAGGCAACATCCCCCTTTTATCATGGAAGTAGATGCCCACCGCAAACAATACAACTTCATCTATTACGGCGACTCCCTTATCCTGAAACAGATCCGCTACTACCCTTATGTACAGCTGATTGTGGTGATACTTTTCATCGGCATTGTTTTATTTGCCTTGTCCAGTACCAACCGCGCCACCCAGAATCAGGTATGGGTAGGATTGGCCAAAGAAACGGCCCACCAGCTGGGTACGCCCCTGTCTTCCATGGAAGCCTGGCTGGAAATACTGCGGGAAAATGAAGCCAATGGCCAGATTGTAACGGAGCTATCCAAAGATGTGGACCGCCTCAAACTCATCACCGACCGCTTTTCCAAAATAGGCAGCGTGCCTAAACTGGAAGAAAAAGATATTGTACTCCAGATTGAAAACATGACCAACTACATCCGGAAAAGGGCGCCGCAAAAGGTTTTATTCGCCGTTCACAGCAAGGAAACAGAGCTCCCTGCGATGATTTCGCCCCCGCTTTTTGACTGGGTAGTGGAAAATTTATTAAAAAATGCATTGGATGCGATGGAAGGTAAAGGGAAGATCGATATTACCATCGACAACCACCCTACTTTTATCACCATTGATGTGGCAGATACCGGCAAAGGCATCCCTAAAATGAACTTCGAAAAAGTGTTCAAACCCGGATTCAGCACGAAAAAGCGCGGATGGGGCCTGGGACTCTCGCTCGCGCGGCGCATCATCGAAGAATATCACAAAGGAAGGCTGTATATCAAATCTTCCGACACCAGCAAAGGCACTGTTTTCCGTATTTTATTGCGGAAATAA